From a region of the Citricoccus muralis genome:
- a CDS encoding IclR family transcriptional regulator, producing MQKTPSLRQPPRYPVESVDHALTLMEMVRDYGRIRISVAARLLGVSVSTAHRLMAMLVYRGYAVQDASRRYIPGPALGLPPVGVPWTAELRHRSYPHLEMLAGRLRETANLMVRAGTEVCFLASVEGGKSVRVGDRQGVALPAAAASGGKALLASMDPAAVEQLYRLQAELVGSPFDAKSHTRLAAELAMIRIRGFAVNDQGTEEGVGAVGVAVWDSSGAAVAGMTVSVPRDRLRSALDAGLVAELMRSRIELEADLHGFVAATW from the coding sequence GTGCAGAAAACGCCGTCCCTGCGGCAGCCGCCGAGGTATCCCGTCGAGTCTGTGGACCACGCCCTGACCCTGATGGAGATGGTGCGTGACTACGGCCGGATACGTATCAGTGTTGCCGCCCGGCTATTGGGAGTCTCCGTCTCCACGGCACACCGCCTCATGGCGATGCTCGTCTACCGCGGGTACGCCGTCCAGGATGCCTCCCGGCGCTACATCCCGGGCCCGGCACTGGGCCTGCCGCCGGTGGGGGTTCCCTGGACGGCTGAGCTGCGTCACCGAAGCTACCCGCACCTGGAGATGCTGGCCGGTCGGCTGCGGGAGACGGCCAACCTGATGGTGCGTGCGGGGACCGAAGTGTGTTTCCTGGCCTCCGTGGAGGGAGGCAAATCTGTTCGAGTGGGTGACCGCCAGGGCGTGGCCCTGCCGGCCGCCGCGGCCTCGGGTGGGAAGGCCCTGCTCGCGTCGATGGACCCGGCGGCGGTCGAACAGCTGTACCGCCTGCAGGCCGAGCTGGTCGGCAGCCCCTTCGACGCGAAATCCCACACGCGGCTCGCCGCCGAGCTGGCAATGATCCGGATCCGCGGCTTCGCCGTCAACGACCAGGGCACCGAGGAGGGCGTCGGGGCAGTCGGCGTGGCCGTCTGGGACAGTTCGGGCGCAGCGGTGGCCGGGATGACCGTCTCCGTGCCCCGGGACCGGTTGCGTAGTGCGCTCGACGCCGGCCTGGTCGCCGAGCTGATGCGCTCACGGATTGAGCTGGAGGCCGACCTGCACGGCTTCGTCGCCGCCACCTGGTGA
- a CDS encoding DUF4282 domain-containing protein: MRVTIEFYIAMVRTSQNTAATVAELQSLRQDNQRR, from the coding sequence ATGCGGGTCACCATCGAGTTCTACATCGCCATGGTGCGGACCTCGCAGAACACGGCCGCCACGGTGGCGGAGCTGCAGTCATTGCGTCAGGACAACCAGCGCCGCTGA
- a CDS encoding FAD-dependent oxidoreductase — MIGAGVIGLSVAHELATAGHQVTVVADTDTAETVSSVAAAVWFPFRSEQGDLADHLLERSLTRFNELSIIPGAAIEQRTGTVVERVADQDRSWARFLPDALEAMRGQLPPGALSGVRATVPVIMIPAYLPWLRQEVAGKGVIFKQGKVNDLSELGTSADAAVIATGIRGGELLGGDSLIYPIRGQIVRLANPGLTEWITDEDNPDGLTYVFPRREDIIVGGTAIEDSWDTALDLETERAILERASKLVPALAEQPVLGRAAGLRPARQKIRLEYVSGYDLPAITAYGHGGAGVSLSWGTAERVLSLIQELN, encoded by the coding sequence GTGATCGGTGCAGGCGTTATCGGACTATCGGTGGCTCACGAGCTTGCCACTGCCGGGCATCAAGTAACCGTCGTAGCCGACACCGATACTGCTGAAACCGTATCTTCCGTAGCCGCTGCCGTCTGGTTTCCCTTTCGAAGCGAACAAGGCGACCTGGCCGACCACCTGCTCGAACGTTCTCTTACACGCTTCAATGAGCTGTCGATAATCCCCGGCGCAGCAATCGAACAACGAACAGGGACTGTTGTTGAACGGGTAGCGGACCAAGACCGCTCCTGGGCACGTTTCCTCCCCGATGCCTTGGAGGCCATGAGGGGCCAGCTCCCACCCGGTGCTCTGTCAGGAGTTAGAGCTACGGTCCCCGTCATCATGATTCCCGCTTACTTGCCTTGGCTCCGTCAAGAGGTGGCTGGAAAGGGTGTCATCTTCAAACAGGGCAAAGTCAACGACCTTTCCGAACTTGGCACTTCCGCTGACGCCGCAGTCATCGCCACGGGCATACGCGGAGGTGAATTATTGGGTGGGGATAGTTTGATCTACCCCATCCGGGGACAGATCGTACGTCTGGCAAATCCCGGGCTAACCGAATGGATCACCGACGAAGACAACCCTGACGGCCTGACCTACGTCTTCCCTCGACGGGAGGACATCATTGTTGGAGGAACCGCAATTGAAGACTCCTGGGACACGGCCCTCGATCTGGAAACGGAGCGAGCAATCTTGGAGCGGGCCAGCAAACTCGTGCCTGCACTAGCGGAACAGCCCGTCCTTGGGCGCGCAGCGGGGCTGCGACCAGCCCGCCAAAAAATTCGCCTCGAGTATGTCTCTGGTTATGACCTGCCCGCGATCACCGCTTACGGACACGGTGGTGCTGGAGTCTCCTTGTCCTGGGGGACTGCCGAACGGGTTCTATCGCTCATTCAAGAGCTCAACTAG
- the istA gene encoding IS21 family transposase — MTDYRFVLGLLVQGYAYRQIEAMAGCSHRAIARARRVLDGEGWTTREQVDALTLEDIDRLFTDGRKSLVEEFVPVDIEKIVAARLGRNKPPLKVLWARYLETDAPAGARFYGYERFCQIVAEHVRVNDLTLPIAHVPAHTMQVDWAGTQMQLTDPVTRQMTRVSVFVASLPFSGMVFAYGCLDEKQSAWLDAHRRAFEYFGGVTQVIVPDNASTASNQISRTDRARDVNSSYAEFLEYYATAAVPTRSYRPRDKGNVEAGVKVVTNWVIHYLADRVFASLDELNGAVAVQVEAINDRTPFRGEPRSRRGWFAEHERGELIPLPPRRWEPVIWRKAKVHRDWHIQLDTIKYSVPSRFAGLSVDVRIIGEQIDVLSGGEIIATHQQGPRRNGYVTDPEHAPAHAEAVSGLWTRGYFLRQAAKVGPGTVAALTRLLEGKVIEAQGYRSCMNILDLGGRGGRVLLEQACRGLVDEDPHRQITYTAVKNRITALRAALDARPTVSSEAGIVVASPAGVGTPGRRDTSRAHLAGAGSFSLDALRSAGETAGGDR; from the coding sequence ATGACGGACTACCGGTTTGTGTTGGGCCTGCTGGTGCAGGGGTATGCGTACAGGCAGATCGAGGCGATGGCGGGGTGCTCGCATCGTGCGATCGCGCGGGCCCGGCGGGTCCTCGACGGCGAGGGCTGGACGACGCGTGAGCAGGTCGACGCGCTGACGCTGGAGGACATCGACCGGCTGTTCACCGATGGCCGCAAGAGCTTGGTCGAGGAGTTCGTCCCGGTCGACATCGAGAAGATCGTCGCCGCGCGGTTGGGGCGGAACAAGCCGCCGCTGAAGGTGTTGTGGGCGCGGTATCTGGAGACCGACGCTCCGGCGGGTGCACGGTTCTACGGGTATGAGCGGTTCTGTCAGATCGTCGCGGAGCACGTCCGCGTGAACGATCTGACCCTCCCGATCGCGCACGTCCCCGCCCATACGATGCAGGTCGACTGGGCGGGCACGCAGATGCAGCTGACGGACCCGGTGACCCGGCAGATGACGCGGGTGTCGGTGTTCGTCGCGTCGCTGCCGTTCTCCGGGATGGTGTTCGCGTACGGGTGCCTGGATGAGAAGCAGTCGGCCTGGCTGGACGCGCACCGCCGCGCGTTCGAGTACTTCGGCGGTGTCACCCAGGTGATCGTTCCGGACAACGCGTCGACCGCGTCGAACCAGATCAGCCGAACCGACAGGGCGCGAGACGTGAACTCGTCGTATGCGGAGTTCCTGGAGTACTACGCCACCGCCGCGGTCCCGACCCGCTCCTACCGGCCGCGGGACAAGGGGAACGTCGAGGCGGGGGTGAAGGTTGTCACGAACTGGGTGATCCACTACCTCGCCGACCGGGTGTTCGCGTCGCTGGACGAGTTGAACGGCGCCGTCGCCGTCCAAGTCGAGGCGATCAACGACCGGACCCCGTTCCGCGGTGAGCCGCGGTCTCGCCGCGGATGGTTCGCCGAGCACGAGCGGGGTGAGCTGATCCCGCTGCCTCCTCGGCGTTGGGAGCCGGTGATCTGGCGGAAGGCGAAGGTCCACCGCGACTGGCATATCCAGCTCGACACGATCAAGTACTCCGTCCCGTCTCGGTTCGCCGGGCTCAGTGTCGACGTCCGGATCATCGGGGAGCAGATCGACGTGCTCAGCGGCGGCGAGATCATCGCGACCCACCAGCAGGGGCCGCGACGCAACGGGTATGTCACCGACCCCGAGCACGCGCCCGCGCATGCCGAAGCGGTGTCGGGGCTCTGGACGCGCGGGTACTTCCTCCGCCAGGCCGCGAAGGTCGGGCCTGGCACGGTCGCGGCGCTGACGCGGCTGCTGGAGGGGAAGGTGATCGAAGCGCAGGGCTACCGGTCCTGCATGAACATCCTCGACCTCGGAGGCCGCGGCGGCAGGGTCCTGCTCGAGCAGGCCTGCCGGGGCCTGGTCGACGAAGATCCGCACCGGCAGATCACATACACCGCCGTCAAGAACCGCATCACTGCCCTCCGCGCCGCCCTCGACGCCCGCCCCACCGTCAGCAGCGAGGCCGGAATCGTCGTCGCGTCACCGGCGGGTGTCGGCACGCCGGGGCGCAGGGACACCAGTCGGGCGCACCTGGCCGGCGCCGGGTCGTTCAGCCTCGATGCGCTCCGATCAGCCGGCGAGACGGCGGGAGGCGACCGCTGA
- a CDS encoding ATP-binding protein, giving the protein MLEQHLTTDDMPLFTRLRMTAFGEAVIDIANDPAFDQWTFSQKIRHALEQETAARTERRVLKLLKASRTPNPAACVEDIRYLDGRNLNRELVARLAACRWIDQTHNLVILGKSSVGKSYLAQALVNAACRRDYTAKYFRLDDLANQLAVYHRQDAGRLTFLTGLHTCDLLVLDDFLTTPITGETAAELLNILAAREGRGSTVVTSQFDPEDWYRSLHDAVIAESILNRIVSNAELVQLDGPNMRRHTHTETSG; this is encoded by the coding sequence ATGCTTGAGCAGCACCTCACCACCGACGACATGCCCCTGTTCACGAGGTTGCGGATGACCGCGTTCGGGGAAGCGGTGATCGATATCGCGAACGATCCCGCCTTCGACCAGTGGACGTTCTCGCAGAAGATCCGCCACGCGCTCGAGCAGGAGACCGCGGCCCGCACCGAGCGGCGCGTGTTGAAGCTGTTGAAGGCGTCGCGGACACCGAACCCGGCTGCTTGCGTCGAGGACATCCGCTATCTGGACGGGAGGAACTTGAACCGGGAGCTTGTCGCCCGGCTCGCGGCCTGCCGTTGGATCGACCAGACTCACAACCTCGTGATCCTCGGCAAGTCCAGCGTCGGGAAGTCCTACCTCGCGCAAGCGCTCGTGAACGCCGCCTGCCGACGCGACTACACCGCGAAGTACTTCCGGCTCGACGACCTCGCGAACCAGCTCGCCGTCTACCACCGGCAAGACGCCGGGCGGCTGACGTTCCTCACCGGCCTGCACACCTGCGACCTGCTCGTGCTCGACGACTTCCTCACCACGCCGATCACCGGGGAGACAGCCGCCGAGCTGCTGAATATCCTCGCCGCTCGCGAAGGGAGAGGCTCGACCGTCGTGACCAGCCAGTTCGATCCCGAGGACTGGTACCGGTCGCTGCACGACGCCGTCATCGCGGAGTCAATCCTGAACCGCATCGTCAGCAACGCCGAGCTCGTCCAACTCGACGGCCCGAACATGCGCCGCCACACCCACACCGAGACGAGCGGCTGA
- a CDS encoding alpha/beta-hydrolase family protein encodes MRKSDTGVAVQRIRVLGRPTFGGLVIALMLWLPALTPTLIPRMPATQAGINAVALAMGYGIGTLIGLCLRLVLLRNGRSVARGVRRIGWIVLGLGWLSGVLLGAVLWLTWQNDQRRLMGMETVDGLDAVLMVSVSVLGGVMLVVIGRLIAKAVLAVTRLSRRLLPSVPAAPPIGLVVFFLGTVLVGWGGWLGITAFANATFGSANASTDEGTVQPGSASVSGSSESLVPWGTLGRWGRNFVASATTAELGTFHDADAELSEPVRVYVGLDSAGSASERAELAVRELDRAGGFDREVLVVWVPTGTGWVIPEAADALELLHRGDTAIVATQYSFLPSLLAVFMEPGREIESASALYSAVHSHWSDLPRDDRPKLLLFGKSLGTVGVEAPFVGADASESIANLTSGTQGALIVGAKRTNPIHSQLTRERDQGSSVWQPVIDGGLAVRFLSRDPDQPALSQDWPLPRIVYLQHPSDPVPLWGIDVLWRSPEWMDQPRGFDVSEAASWYPVVSGVHAAADLIFQLDTPPGFGHVYATEYVEGWASVCPPDGWTDADTARLEEFLYSEPPSEEQP; translated from the coding sequence ATGAGAAAAAGTGACACCGGCGTTGCCGTGCAGCGAATCCGGGTGCTCGGAAGGCCGACGTTCGGTGGGTTGGTGATCGCTCTCATGCTCTGGTTGCCGGCCTTGACGCCGACACTCATCCCGCGGATGCCGGCGACGCAGGCTGGGATCAATGCCGTTGCTCTCGCCATGGGTTATGGGATCGGCACCCTCATCGGGCTCTGCCTTCGGTTGGTCCTCCTGCGCAACGGGCGCTCAGTCGCGCGGGGCGTTCGCCGTATCGGCTGGATCGTCCTCGGGCTTGGGTGGCTGAGCGGAGTGTTGTTGGGTGCGGTGTTGTGGCTGACCTGGCAGAACGATCAGCGCCGGCTCATGGGGATGGAGACCGTCGACGGACTCGACGCGGTGTTGATGGTGTCGGTGTCCGTCCTGGGCGGAGTCATGCTCGTTGTCATCGGGCGGCTGATTGCCAAGGCCGTGCTTGCGGTGACGCGGCTCAGCCGCCGCCTGCTGCCGTCTGTTCCAGCGGCACCCCCGATCGGGTTAGTTGTATTCTTCCTCGGCACCGTGCTCGTGGGCTGGGGCGGGTGGCTGGGAATCACCGCCTTTGCCAATGCGACCTTTGGGTCGGCGAATGCGAGCACCGACGAGGGCACGGTGCAGCCCGGCTCAGCATCTGTGTCCGGCAGCAGCGAGTCGCTTGTTCCGTGGGGCACGTTGGGGCGCTGGGGGCGCAATTTCGTGGCATCGGCGACGACGGCTGAGCTCGGGACGTTCCACGACGCAGACGCCGAGCTTTCGGAGCCGGTGCGGGTCTACGTGGGACTGGACTCTGCCGGCTCGGCGTCCGAGCGGGCTGAGCTGGCGGTCCGGGAGCTGGACCGGGCCGGCGGGTTCGATCGCGAGGTCCTGGTGGTCTGGGTGCCGACCGGGACGGGTTGGGTGATCCCCGAAGCTGCTGACGCCCTCGAACTGTTGCACCGCGGCGACACGGCAATTGTGGCCACCCAGTACTCATTCCTCCCCAGTCTCCTCGCGGTCTTCATGGAACCGGGCCGGGAGATCGAGAGCGCATCCGCGCTATACAGTGCCGTCCACTCGCACTGGTCGGATCTCCCACGGGATGACCGGCCCAAGCTCCTGCTCTTCGGTAAGAGCCTCGGTACCGTCGGTGTCGAGGCGCCTTTTGTCGGAGCGGATGCGTCAGAGTCGATCGCCAACCTTACCTCCGGCACCCAGGGGGCTCTGATAGTCGGCGCCAAGCGAACGAATCCGATCCATTCCCAACTCACACGAGAGCGGGATCAGGGTTCTTCGGTCTGGCAACCAGTCATCGACGGTGGTCTCGCCGTCCGGTTCCTGTCCCGAGATCCCGACCAGCCAGCGCTCAGCCAGGACTGGCCTCTGCCCAGGATCGTGTACTTGCAGCATCCGTCAGACCCGGTGCCGCTCTGGGGCATCGATGTGCTCTGGAGGTCGCCGGAATGGATGGACCAGCCTCGCGGATTCGATGTATCCGAGGCGGCTAGTTGGTACCCGGTCGTGAGCGGCGTCCATGCCGCGGCCGACTTGATCTTCCAGCTCGACACGCCCCCCGGCTTCGGACACGTCTACGCTACGGAGTATGTTGAGGGGTGGGCGAGCGTCTGCCCGCCCGATGGTTGGACCGACGCCGACACTGCTCGCCTCGAGGAGTTCCTGTATAGCGAGCCTCCAAGCGAGGAGCAACCCTGA
- a CDS encoding cation-translocating P-type ATPase: MTTVHELASAGTEALVGFREIAGTAGYFALTKGAADTMVDRCGALFADGAVTSLNVGDRARLREEIESFTSKGMRVLAVAGKGLDALPSSKDEESVEDNLVFLGLVAMVDPPRAEARDAVATCRTAGIRPVMITGDHPLTARAIAADLGIASPAARVITGRDLDPMTPEELCGAVREVSVYARVSPEHKLRIVEALQVNGEIVAMTGDGVNDAPALKKANIGVAMGSGTDVAKEAADVVLLDDNFATIVAAVEEGRVVYDNVRRFVQFSISGNVAKVLVVAIPPLLGLPLLLVPIMILFSNLLTDGLLGLGMGVERPERDTMRRRPYAPTESIFSRGIGMHIAIIGPILGAAMILVGYLTFEAARRSDQLPEAQQLVPTMVFTTLAFVQLLRALSARSFRKPVWRTGFRGNPILMGMLVAALLLQLAVVYVPFLQGVFETIGLNATFIGWAIVVAVGALVIMEIAKAISARIYPLGIAESSMVRSENA; the protein is encoded by the coding sequence ATGACAACGGTGCATGAACTTGCGTCGGCTGGTACCGAGGCGCTCGTGGGGTTCCGCGAGATCGCCGGGACGGCCGGCTATTTCGCGCTGACCAAGGGTGCCGCGGACACCATGGTCGACCGTTGCGGGGCGCTCTTCGCAGACGGTGCCGTGACCTCGCTGAATGTTGGCGATCGCGCCCGCCTGCGTGAGGAGATTGAGTCGTTTACCTCAAAGGGCATGCGGGTCCTCGCCGTGGCGGGGAAGGGGCTCGATGCCCTCCCCTCTTCGAAGGACGAAGAGTCCGTCGAGGACAACCTGGTCTTCCTTGGGCTCGTGGCGATGGTCGATCCGCCGCGGGCAGAGGCTAGGGACGCCGTTGCCACTTGTCGCACCGCAGGCATCCGCCCAGTCATGATCACCGGCGACCACCCGCTCACCGCTCGGGCAATCGCGGCGGACCTCGGGATAGCCTCACCTGCTGCCCGCGTCATCACCGGCCGCGACCTCGACCCGATGACCCCCGAGGAGCTCTGCGGGGCGGTACGTGAGGTGTCGGTGTACGCCCGTGTCTCACCTGAGCACAAACTTCGCATCGTCGAAGCGCTGCAGGTGAACGGTGAGATCGTGGCGATGACCGGCGACGGGGTGAACGACGCGCCTGCGCTGAAGAAGGCGAACATCGGCGTCGCCATGGGCTCGGGAACGGATGTAGCGAAGGAAGCCGCGGATGTCGTGCTGCTTGATGACAACTTCGCCACGATCGTTGCCGCCGTCGAGGAAGGCCGGGTCGTCTACGACAACGTGCGACGGTTCGTACAGTTCTCCATCTCTGGGAATGTCGCCAAGGTGCTCGTCGTAGCGATCCCGCCCCTGCTCGGTCTGCCGCTCCTGCTCGTTCCGATCATGATCCTCTTCTCCAACCTCCTCACCGACGGTCTGCTGGGCCTCGGAATGGGGGTTGAGCGGCCCGAACGCGACACCATGCGCCGCCGACCGTACGCCCCCACCGAAAGCATTTTCAGTCGCGGCATCGGCATGCATATCGCTATCATCGGCCCAATCTTGGGGGCCGCGATGATCCTCGTCGGATACTTGACGTTCGAGGCCGCGAGAAGGTCGGATCAGTTGCCAGAGGCCCAGCAGCTCGTACCGACCATGGTGTTCACGACGCTTGCCTTCGTGCAGCTCCTTCGCGCGTTGTCGGCGCGGTCATTCCGCAAACCAGTTTGGAGGACGGGGTTCCGCGGCAATCCCATCCTTATGGGGATGCTCGTCGCCGCACTTCTACTTCAACTCGCCGTCGTGTACGTGCCCTTCCTGCAGGGGGTCTTCGAAACCATTGGGCTCAACGCGACCTTCATCGGCTGGGCGATCGTCGTCGCCGTCGGCGCACTTGTCATCATGGAAATCGCGAAGGCGATTAGTGCCCGGATCTATCCGCTAGGCATCGCCGAATCGTCGATGGTCCGATCTGAGAATGCGTGA
- a CDS encoding acyltransferase family protein, which produces MGTTRKPSALGTSIPPTRDLTLDLARVACVMVVLVMHLLQTGIGTTPDGRLVASFPLERQPWFAAASWVGQIMPLFFVVGGFAAALGWRSAQLRGTTPNGFIRARVLRLTQPSLPLFLFFAVVLTVVSFLPVPTALVADAAVGAGSPLWFLAAYLLCQTAVPSMMRLHTSVPRTTIAVLAALVVAVDVARFTTGERDIGLLNLAFVWILVQQIGFWYADGWFDRRTPLALVAIVAGCYLALGALTAWGPYNNNMLYNLNPATLPLVLLGLAQACLLRLLRRPLTRLMETRSVRAFVLFTGSRLMTIYLWHLPVILFVKGIELALPGLSPNPETAAWWWSRLPVLAVVLAVLYVVTLLLARWEVIGPLPPAPAKAIVAAAWVLVFIPPFGVMWFGLDLWWALLGALSYAIAVPLLRSSIGLKTPSTFFRAPS; this is translated from the coding sequence GTGGGCACGACGCGCAAACCCTCAGCATTAGGAACGTCGATTCCACCCACCCGAGATCTCACGCTGGATCTCGCTCGGGTAGCATGCGTGATGGTCGTGCTCGTCATGCACCTCCTGCAGACGGGTATCGGGACGACGCCCGATGGACGACTCGTCGCGTCCTTTCCACTCGAGCGCCAGCCGTGGTTCGCCGCGGCGTCGTGGGTGGGACAGATAATGCCACTCTTCTTCGTCGTCGGCGGATTCGCCGCAGCGCTCGGATGGCGCTCCGCACAACTCAGGGGAACGACACCAAACGGGTTCATCCGGGCCCGTGTACTACGGCTCACCCAGCCCTCGCTACCCCTTTTCCTCTTCTTCGCCGTGGTCCTGACGGTGGTGTCGTTCCTGCCCGTTCCGACTGCGCTCGTGGCCGATGCGGCCGTGGGAGCCGGATCGCCGCTCTGGTTCCTCGCCGCATACCTGCTCTGCCAGACCGCGGTCCCGAGCATGATGCGGCTCCATACAAGCGTCCCCCGGACCACGATCGCGGTGCTGGCGGCGCTCGTCGTCGCGGTCGACGTTGCCCGTTTCACGACGGGGGAGCGGGACATCGGTCTGCTGAACCTGGCCTTCGTCTGGATACTGGTGCAGCAAATCGGCTTCTGGTACGCCGACGGCTGGTTCGATCGTCGCACTCCGCTCGCCCTGGTTGCGATTGTCGCGGGGTGCTATCTGGCACTCGGGGCGTTGACGGCGTGGGGCCCGTACAACAACAACATGCTCTACAACCTCAATCCCGCGACGCTACCGCTCGTCCTGCTGGGACTCGCCCAGGCGTGCCTCCTGCGACTTCTGCGCCGACCCCTCACCCGTCTCATGGAAACCCGCAGCGTCCGCGCCTTTGTCCTGTTCACCGGCTCGCGTCTGATGACGATTTACCTGTGGCACCTGCCGGTTATCCTCTTCGTCAAGGGCATCGAGCTGGCGCTGCCGGGTCTGTCTCCGAACCCTGAAACGGCGGCGTGGTGGTGGTCGCGGCTGCCGGTGTTGGCGGTGGTGTTGGCAGTTCTCTACGTCGTGACGCTCCTCCTCGCACGCTGGGAGGTGATCGGACCGCTTCCGCCTGCTCCGGCCAAGGCCATCGTGGCCGCTGCGTGGGTGCTGGTATTCATACCGCCGTTCGGCGTCATGTGGTTTGGCCTGGATCTGTGGTGGGCTCTTCTCGGAGCGCTTTCCTACGCGATCGCGGTACCACTGCTCCGGAGCTCGATCGGGTTGAAGACGCCGAGCACCTTCTTCCGGGCTCCCTCGTAG